The following are encoded in a window of Acinonyx jubatus isolate Ajub_Pintada_27869175 chromosome D4, VMU_Ajub_asm_v1.0, whole genome shotgun sequence genomic DNA:
- the LOC106989735 gene encoding LOW QUALITY PROTEIN: spermatogenesis-associated protein 31E1-like (The sequence of the model RefSeq protein was modified relative to this genomic sequence to represent the inferred CDS: inserted 1 base in 1 codon): MATPGLVCSRLQRVPPRVSRSHLGRLSDQGGLQQLLGQEAPGAKGKAAPAGAHQPRGAPVRDAAPARAPRASPTLSQHPPRPASILPVGPQEDQSNLKRTPADTVTESSPPGNSHLAPLVPAVSGLGHASYPILSLSWWWESTKSWFFPIWAQRECHQQHLTCHPKEALPWGGPSRRQIETRNPSFVNPDVQKLLEILITKRAEQKIWKEKERDGSVVKQLDSDNPLNFGGTLWKLLGAEQDTTTPRSFWHRKNKLEKLPSPRRLSLPKVLEGNSQQKCSQLFWGLPSLHSESLKAPALASSSQLHVPSVLFNVISNCLPILIQQQISSQFPPAPPLPCRGIQPQPSTPTVSQPQAHLAPSVPIRPPSPPPQMRTYGVSGPPSQKKTPPFIPTEIQPREQPLLQKQPEGERTLPLVLKISPKFLSSIPPKLLQDSQASEAHESVSIFHRDFVICDIQKQNLQRRLRKDKHQGSLAHRVQVSLDPMWPQGEFPRVSQAQDKQGLSRSFASKSKSSQATQRTRSRHPRSSRRKGRARFQLKDNFGMGLQRCLRRIPTDLSRVSANFPVKVPGTSSEKELERYLMRTLKRDSGKYLTRSPDKKRVEKTLKVHLRKKLGQISKGLIPVSVRRSWLVANHILPKCHTHTEIRNSAPLKGRKPCVNTSHELSFLNSLTQQMLEAHIIRFRVKHKWGPPLQAFESINLKPYEAQPLPFPRSPSPCLATCVSGAHSKAKFYKFLGKPPQPYPGEKGIGEESLPTSGSSLPAPSPPSEEIQKSLEGTSPGDSHEPSEAPLPGQEGSSPSPTFTLSLINRTPQTETVMGAKKGNLEPSLSSEIARNELRVKRGAQASRENVAILEMKSRSQSSGAEEARETMEAEKAPAWKVILGPRVLANSQTSYVDQRRLGSPGTSKSPSPPTELVAQEPKEPILKTKVAIKFGLQEKEEPKGQPQGCATGVLLQGSPRNITLQDFATGILVQDCDTGVLLQDSHTDVFLAEDILKSPSGSQGQYSSRETPGSLVPETDLISSRPSSQGQQEPSIPKADEPRKSQSKMTASTGERKDQKSPKLEGNKKGFVELRASQASRLSHPPQVTGTGDSLGSKCLQPVPEKGQIFPESHLRKKMRYFLHYLHLNKKGKGLEDPLQKGNPASATVQGRGPVRSRLVGGSKAVETQTIVTTVGQILVQKLGLHQGLHASEVNQHKEFQXPSGFPYPDQRREMRETASNHQATPKSHSCPNKSQRTRDRDGRPTFPPREPGSPSGPCHHKPMVAGASDHVHRHPVCSLQKCGSSHQAAGASHAFPGRKAFLQEKIEYMHRKPVFFSG; encoded by the exons ATGGCCACCCCTGGCCTTGTCTGCTCCCGGCTGCAGCGCGTGCCTCCTCGTGTCTCCCGCAGCCACTTGGGGCGGCTCTCTGACCAGGGAGGCCTTCAGCAGCTCTTGGGGCAAGAAGCCCCTGGGGCCAAGGGCAAAGCAGCACCTGCCGGAGCCCATCAGCCCCGCGGGGCGCCCGTGAGAGATGCCGCGCCCGCCAGGGCCCCTCGGGCGTCCCCCACTCTCAGCCAACACCCTCCACGCCCGGCCTCCATCCTACCAGTAGGACCTCAAGAAGACCAATCTAACTTAAAGAGAACCCCAGCGGACACAGTCACAGAGAGCTCACCTCCAGGCAATTCCCATTTGGCACCTCTCGTTCCAGCCGTCTCAGGCCTTGGCCATGCAAGCTACCCCATCTTGTCCTTGTCCTGGTGGTGGGAAAGCACCAAGTCCTGGTTCTTCCCCATCTGGGCACAGCGCGAGTGCCACCAACAACACCTGACCTGCCACCCAAAAGAGGCCTTGCCCTGGGGTGGCCCTTCCAGAAGGCAGATAGAGACTCGTAACCCCTCATTTGTCAACCCGGACGTCCAGAAGCTGCTGGAGATACTCATCACCAAAAGGGCGGAACAGAAGatttggaaggagaaagaaagggatgggTCAGTTGTGAAGCAGTTGGACTCAGACAACCCCTTGAACTTTGGGGGGACTTTGTGGAAGTTGCTGGGTGCTGAGCAGGACACCACAACCCCACGATCCTTCTGGCACCGGAAAAACAAACTCGAGAAGCTGCCCAGTCCTCGGCGGCTGTCACTCCCCAAGGTCTTGGAGGGCAACTCACAGCAGAAATGCAGCCAGCTCTTCTGGGGTCTCCCCTCTCTGCACAGTGAGTCCCTCAAGGCCCCTGCCTTGGCCTCTAGTTCTCAGCTACACGTTCCCTCTGTTTTGTTCAATGTTATCTCTAATTGCTTGCCAATTCTAATTCAGCAGCAAATATCTTCACAgtttccccctgccccacccttgccctgccgtgggatccagccccaacCCTCCACGCCAACCgtgtcccagccccaggcccaccTTGCACCCTCTGTCCCAATCagacctccttctcctccaccccagATGAGGACCTATGGGGTATCTGGCCCTCCATCCCAGAAGAAGACACCACCTTTCATTCCAACTGAAATTCAACCTCGGGAACAGCCCTTGTTGCAAAAGCAACCAGAAGGGGAAAGGACGTTACCCTTAGTGCTGAAAATATCTCCCAAATTCTTAAGCAGTATCCCTCCTAAGCTTCTCCAGGACAGCCAGGCCTCTGAGGCCCACGAGTCAGTTTCCATCTTTCACAGGGATTTTGTCATCTGTGATATCCAGAAGCAAAACCTTCAAAGGAGGCTTAGGAAGGATAAACACCAGGGCAGTCTGGCCCACAGGGTCCAAGTGTCTCTGGACCCGATGTGGCCTCAGGGTGAATTCCCAAGGGTGAGTCAGGCACAGGACAAGCAGGGGCTCTCAAGGTCCTTTGCATCTAAATCCAAAAGCAGCCAGGCCACACAGAGGACCAGGTCCAGACACCCTAGAAGTTCCCGTAGGAAGGGCCGAGCAAGGTTTCAACTAAAGGACAACTTTGGTATGGGTCTCCAGCGATGTCTGAGAAGGATCCCAACAGATCTCTCCAGGGTCTCAGCCAACTTCCCAGTGAAGGTTCCAGGAACTAGCTCTGAGAAGGAGTTAGAAAGATACTTGATGAGGACCTTGAAGAGGGACTCAGGAAAATACTTGACTAGGAGCCCAGATAAGAAACGTGTAGAAAAAACCTTGAAAGTTCATTTGCGCAAGAAATTGGGACAGATCAGCAAGGGTTTGATCCCCGTGAGTGTACGTCGATCCTGGCTTGTGGCCAACCATATTTTGCCCAAGTGCCACACTCACACGGAAATCAGAAATTCAGCACCCTTGAAGGGTCGGAAACCCTGCGTAAACACCTCCCATGAGCTGTCTTTCCTTAATTCACTCACTCAACAGATGCTGGAAGCACACATCATAAGGTTTCGGGTGAAGCATAAGTGGGGCCCACCCCTCCAAGCCTTTGAGTCCATAAATCTCAAGCCATATGAAGCTCAACCCTTGCCCTTTCCCCGGTCCCCATCTCCCTGCTTGGCCACCTGTGTATCTGGGGCCCACTCAAAAGCCAAATTCTACAAGTTCCTGGGAAAACCTCCTCAGCCCTATCCGGGAGAAAAGGGGATAGGAGAAGAGTCTCTTCCCACCTCAGGGAGTTCCCtgcctgccccctcacccccatctgAGGAAATCCAGAAATCCCTGGAAGGGACCTCACCAGGGGACAGCCATGAGCCCTCGGAGGCCCCTTTACCTGGACAGGAGGGCAGCTCACCTTCTCCGACCTTCACACTCAGCCTCATAAACAGAACCCCTCAGACTGAGACAGTTATGGGGGCCAAGAAAGGCAATCTGGAACCAAGTCTAAGTTCAGAAATAGCCAGGAATGAGCTAAGGGTGAAAAGGGGGGCTCAGGCTTCACGAGAGAATGTAGCAATACTGGAGATGAAGTCCAGGTCCCAATCTTCAGGAGCTGAAGAGGCCAGGGAGACGATGGAGGCTGAGAAGGCCCCTGCTTGGAAAGTCATCTTAGGACCCAGGGTGCTGGCCAACAGTCAAACCAGTTATGTGGATCAGAGGAGATTGGGGTCTCCAGGGACTAGTAAAAGCCCCTCACCACCTACAGAGTTGGTTGCCCAAGAGCCAAAGGAACCAATCCTTAAAACAAAGGTGGCTATTAAGTTTGGGCTCCAAGAGAAGGAAGAGCCAAAGGGCCAGCCTCAAGGCTGTGCCACTGGTGTACTTCTTCAAGGTTCTCCCCGTAACATCACCCTTCAAGACTTTGCCACCGGCATTCTTGTCCAAGACTGTGACACCGGTGTGCTCCTGCAAGACTCTCACACTGATGTTTTCCTTGCTGAAGACATCTTAAAGTCACCCTCCGGTTCCCAGGGTCAATATTCCAGCAGGGAAACACCAGGTTCCCTGGTGCCAGAAACTGACCTGATATCCAGCCGACCAAGCAGCCAGGGGCAGCAGGAGCCCAGTATACCAAAAGCTGATGAGCCACGTAAGAGCCAGAGCAAGATGACTGCCTCCACTGGTGAGAGAAAAGACCAGAAGAGTCCCAAACtagaagggaataaaaaaggGTTTGTAGAACTGAGGGCTTCCCAAGCCAGTAGGCTGAGCCACCCTCCCCAGGTTACAGGAACAGGGGACAGCCTTGGGAGCAAATGCCTCCAGCCTGTGCCAGAAAAGGGACAGATTTTTCCAGAAAGccacttaagaaaaaagatgaggtACTTTTTGCATTATCTTCATCTcaataaaaaaggcaaaggacTGGAAGATCCCCTTCAAAAAGGCAATCCTGCATCAGCCACTGTCCAGGGCCGAGGACCAGTAAGAAGCAGATTGGTTGGGGGCAGCAAAGCTGTTGAAACTCAGACGATTGTGACAACTGTGGGACAGATCCTGGTGCAGAAACTGGGACTCCACCAAGGACTTCATGCCTCAGAGGTAAATCAGCACAAAGAATTCC GGCCCAGTGGGTTCCCCTACCCAGACCAgaggagggagatgagagagaCGGCCTCCAATCACCAGGCCACCCCCAAGTCCCACAGCTGTCCTAACAAGAGCCAACGAACCAGAGACAGGGATGGCAGGCCAACCTTCCCACCCAGGGAGCCAGGGTCCCCAAGCGGGCCCTGCCACCATAAGCCGATGGTGGCAGGAGCCTCAGATCACGTCCACCGTCACCCAGTATGCAGTCTTCAAAAATGTGGCTCATCCCATCAAGCAGCGGGTGCTTCTCACGCCTTTCCTGGTAGGAAAgcttttcttcaagaaaaaattGAGTATATGCACAGAAAGCCTGTTTTTTTCTCAGGGTAG